The DNA sequence ATAAGCTGCCGGCTAAATCTGCCATTCTGCTCCATCAGGATACCGGGCAGGTTCTGTTTGAAAAAAATGCCGATGAGCAGCTTCCGCCTGCCTCCATCACCAAGGTGATGACCCTTTTGTTGGTGATGGAAGCCATTGAAAGCAAGAAAATCTCCCTAAACGATATGGTAGAAACCTCCGAGCATGCCAATTCTATGGGCGGCTCCCAGATTTGGCTCAAGGTGGGGGAAAAAATGTCGGTGGATGAGCTGCTCAAGGCGATTTGCATTTCCAGCGCCAACGATGCCTCGGTGGCTTTGGCGGAGCATGTGGCCGGCAGTGAGGATGCCTTTGTGGATTTGATGAACCAGCGGGCCGCCGAGCTGAAAATGGATAACACCCATTTTCTCAACTGCTCGGGGCTGGATGAGCAAGGCCACCTGACCACCGCACGGGATATCGCCATTATGTCCCGTGAGCTGATGAACCACCCGTTGATCACACAATACAGCACCATTTGGATGGATGAACTGCGGGGCGGCGAAACCCAGCTGGTCAACACCAACAAGCTGGTGCGCTTTTATAAAGGCGCCACCGGGCTGAAAACCGGAACAACCAACGGAGCGGGGAGCTGCCTTTCCGCCACCGCAACCCGGGAGGGCCTTTCCCTTGTGGCCGTGGTTATGGGCAGCGCCCTTTCGGATGAGCGCTTTGCCTCTGCCAGAGGCCTACTCGATTATGGTTTTGCCAATTTCACCACCGTTGCCCCGCCCCCTGTGGATGATCAGCTGGTTCCTGTTAAGGTTCTGCGCGGGGTAAATGGGCAGGTTTCGGTGCAGTATAGCCCTCCCAAACCCATTCTGGTGGATAAACTGAAAAAGGATTCTATCACACAAGAGGTCACCTTGGTTTCGGATGTGGAAGCCCCCATTGAAAAGGGCCAGACACTGGGCAAGGTGGAGGTTATGGTGGATGGCACCGTTGTGGGCGAATATCTTTTGATGGCCGGTGAGGCTGTGGATCGCATGACCATTCCCCGTGCCTTTTCCACTTTGATCCGCACGATGCTGCAAATGACACCCAATGCCTCCGCCGCCTATTTGAACACCTCCGGGCAGACTGAGCCGGGGCCAATCATTGTGGAAAGCGGCGGCTGGCTGGATGGCTCCAAGCAAATTCGCCCCGCTGTGCGCACCGTTTATCCCATTGAGGCCCCCATTCTGGAAGATGAAGAAGAGCTGGAAGCTCTTTCCCCCGAAGAAGAGGATGAATTAGATGTCCTTTCTCCTGAAGAAGAGCAGTATTTGGATGCCGACCAAGAGCAGGAAGCCGAGGATGAGTTGGAGGTGGGGGCCGAAACCCCAGATGAAGCTGCCTAATTAAAACAAAAACACCCCTGAGAAAAGGCTTCGCGGCCCGCTCTCAGGGGTATTTTGCTATGCAGCACACAGCAAACAACCATATTTTCGGGCCTCAATGAATCCTTTAGACCACAAACTTTTGAATATCCGCAAAAAAAGCGTCGCCTTCGCCGCTGTGAACCTCCACCTTAATAGGCTTAGAAAGATCCAGGCTGAAAATACCCATAATGGATTTAGCATCTACCGCATAACGGCCGGAAACCAGATCCACATCAAAGTCATAACGGCTCACCATATTAACAAA is a window from the Oscillospiraceae bacterium MB08-C2-2 genome containing:
- a CDS encoding D-alanyl-D-alanine carboxypeptidase family protein — protein: MIKKSASMLLALLLALMLPVSGFADEVEVDLKINEPLPTAVIVDDKLPAKSAILLHQDTGQVLFEKNADEQLPPASITKVMTLLLVMEAIESKKISLNDMVETSEHANSMGGSQIWLKVGEKMSVDELLKAICISSANDASVALAEHVAGSEDAFVDLMNQRAAELKMDNTHFLNCSGLDEQGHLTTARDIAIMSRELMNHPLITQYSTIWMDELRGGETQLVNTNKLVRFYKGATGLKTGTTNGAGSCLSATATREGLSLVAVVMGSALSDERFASARGLLDYGFANFTTVAPPPVDDQLVPVKVLRGVNGQVSVQYSPPKPILVDKLKKDSITQEVTLVSDVEAPIEKGQTLGKVEVMVDGTVVGEYLLMAGEAVDRMTIPRAFSTLIRTMLQMTPNASAAYLNTSGQTEPGPIIVESGGWLDGSKQIRPAVRTVYPIEAPILEDEEELEALSPEEEDELDVLSPEEEQYLDADQEQEAEDELEVGAETPDEAA
- a CDS encoding HPr family phosphocarrier protein, producing the protein MKSVNVMLSTINDVKEFVNMVSRYDFDVDLVSGRYAVDAKSIMGIFSLDLSKPIKVEVHSGEGDAFFADIQKFVV